CGGATCTGCAGCCGGAAGCTAGAGCGGCCCGTCGTATAACAGTTATATTATTGAATTAGTGCCTATAGAAAAGTCAATGATCAAACGAAACGATGTATTAGATTGTGAAGCGATTGGCCATTGACTAGATGACCGGCAATAGGGCTTCTTCAGTGAGGACATACCGGGTGACATCATCTGCCAGCCGACCTTTCCCTTTCGGGGGATCAATAGAGGACCATCAATCAACATCAATAAGCCGTCAAGCCGGATATTAAGACAACGGGgtatttctaaatatatgGACAAGTCCCGAGATTGGGAACTCGCCCGATGTTACTCCCGGGTCAGTTGGCACGGTGAGACTCTCTGCCCCATGGCCTGCAGGTATCCAACCAGCAGGGAATCCGGTCAATTTGGATCACACGTTGACATATCATGGGGCCATGTAGGGTAGGTGTCTAAGATCGTCGTTAATGTGTTATCCTTGAAGGCGAAAAGGGGGCAGGGTATCTTTTTGTGTATGATTGAGTACTGCTGTTGCATCTTGGAATGGGGTGATCCTCTTTGGAGtatttctccctttttcgAAATGTCTTGATGTTTTTAGCCCAACGAATAGTCCAAGAGAAAGGAATGACAAGCCCTCTGTCCAGTGGCACTTGAAAGTTAAAAACTGATCGGGACTTCCGAAGTGGGTGGTACTGAAGTTACTAACACAGCCGACAGCAGGGAATCATGGGCACATATCAAAATTGATTGGTAAGAATCATTGATGTTGTACGTCTGTCTCTGTATTAAATATAACACACTGCATAAGACCGTAACTCCGTATTGATACAAAACAAACATGCACCTTCTTGCGTATATTGTGAAGCGTCTTCCCAGCCTGTGCTGTGAtgtgtgatgatgatgatgattgacCAGATCACTGAAAATTGTTCAAAAACACAATTATCTTGGAATTATATTACCCAATCTATGTAAGCATTATTTTTTGCCCCAACAGGCGTGTAAATCGAATACCGTAGTAGCATATTAACATTACTGGCTTCATTgaaatctaattataaaatacGCACCAAGACGATACATAACCATACACCGCAAGGGCCTTGATGTTTAGACCAGGACCTTTGTCAATGTTATGTAGCTCCAACACACCTTGACCATTCTTTGGGTAACGTATCATCCGCTTGGCTGTCGGTCTTCGCCACTGCAGGTGTACACCAGACCATCTATCACGTATGGAGCGACATTAGCCATGCAGTACTTCGGGGGAAGCGTATAAGCCACAATTTGGAAGACCTTTGGCATGTTTGTACTGAAATGGCCCGCAATAACCAGTTTATAAACAATATTATCGGAGTCAAAGTAGTGCTAATGTCTAAATtattggagaaagaaagaactatGATGTCCCGGTGATTCACAGGAGATGATAATCGCCCATATGTCGAAGACGATATGAAGAACATGATGAAAGTGCGCTCAATTGGTGGGCCCAGTGTAGATATAGAGTCAGATATCAATGACGAGATGGTCTCCGCTGACGGTTCGAGCTGCTATATTGCAGTCATATAACTTCCTGTCGCTCGTATTTGAGAACATCGCGTACCGTTGGGTAAACAGTAACCTCATGGCAGCTCTTATTCGAGTGTATGGAAATAGTTAAATCTACGTGGAAGATTGCGTATCTTCTCTTACTGCTCAGAAGTACGAGTCGATTATGTAAATGTACTAAAAGCTTTCTGGTATCTGTTCCGCCATGGCCTCTAGTTGAGCAATTTCTTGCAGTCTACTAACAAATAATCCTTATGCCAGAAAGTATGCATCAACCCGTAAACCCCAGAAATCGGCCAACGATTCCAAATCCAGTCTCCCGCCAGCTTCGATGTCCAAGGCCGCTGCCTGACGACCTCCTCTGGCTGGATCTTGACTTTCTGGTACAAACTCGGTAAGTAGGACGTATGATACTTCTGTCGTAAGCCATCCATTGTATCACGGTCATAGATCGACCAGAATTCCTCCTCTGTATAGTAGGTCCGTGCGTAGAGCCACTTTTGACCCCCAACCATGTGGACGACCTTTTCAAGCTTGCGATTAAAGTCGACGAAGTTCTTCTTACCCTTCGGTCCTGGACCCCACACCCCAACGCTGAGCATCATATCGTGACGATCCGGGTCGGGCTGGTCTCGTTGTTGCGCCATCAGTCCCGAGACATGTGTCGTTGTAGTACGGACAGGACAAAGCCATAATGGATATTTCCCGAACGAGTCATCAAGAAAATTAATCAGCTCTTTGGCACCATTGTACGGCACCGCAACGTCCTGAATAGTGTACTCCTTGAATAGCCCGCTCTTGTGGACGGCGTGATACATGACCCTTGTGTGGGAAATACCGTCCAGCATCCATCGCATAAATTTTGTTtgggggaaaaggaaatattcgAATGCGTACTTTCCCACCCAGAAGCCTCCCCTATCATAGCGGAACAGGTAATCGGGCAAGGGGATCAGCTCCTTGGATGCTGTCCCCTTCTCATGGCTTGATCGTGAGGAAACCATGTCTTCGGCATGCATATAGAACCATGGATCGGTGGGACGATTGAAAGTTTGAACCTGGTCTTCCTCTACCAAGCTGGTGATTAACCCGGCACATATGCACCCCTTGGTCTTGGTGAACATAATCCCATCCAGATATTGGTACGTGGGATTGGGTGTGAGCTCTTCAATTTTCCTGATGGCCTCATCAATGCCCGAGATGGGGAAATAGGTTAGTTCCACTACTGGGCTTGCTGGAAGCTCTATGAGTTGCAGCTCCAGTAGAGTCGTGATTCCAAGGGTCCCAAAGGAGCATGCAGCACCGAAGAATAAATCGGAATTTTCATTTGGTGATGCGTGCAGGATCTCGCCATTCCCTACTACAATCTCAATCCAAGAAATTGTTCGATCAAAGAAGCCATGCCGGTATGAGCTACTTTCTCCCGATGTTCCTGCAAATCCGCAACCCACTGTTATCCCGGGGTACTCCATCACCACTGGTGGAATGAATCCGTGGGGGAGGATTGCGCTGACAAGCATGTCCATAGGAACATTAGGCTCAACTAGTGCTACCTTGCGTGTCCGATCAATGCTGATGACACGATTGAGACTGCTTGTATCGATAGTATTGGATGTGGACTTTTTCGACGGGCGTGTCGAGTTCGTGGATCCGTGATAGATATAAAATGGTTTCTTGTCATCATGAAACTGCTTCACTCACGCAGATATTTGCCGGACGGTAGCATTATGCAAGTCCATTGTGGGCCAATGTCGGTAGAAGAGAGGTCTCTCAAAAACCTTGATGAGAAAAGGAGTTGAAAGCACCGTCGGTCGATGCTGTGTGATGGCAAACAGACAATGATTGATATATTGAAGGACTTCTGGGCAGGCCTAATATTTGGGGACTTATCAATACAGATATATGCATGCTGGCCTTGCTTGATTCACAAAATGAGAGATCTACTCTTTCACGATCAGATTCATGGAAGACAATTGCGTATTTCTTCACTCAGTGGCTGAGCTGGGAATGAGTGGTGCGATCAAGGTATGTACTTGCAAGGAGATGATGGTATACACGTCAGTGCATCATGCACATTCAGCAATAACCAAGGAGATCAGAGTCGTACCTAAAGATGAATCCAGCAAGTGAGGACGAATGGCATGCTTGGCACACAGGGGATTTTGACTCGATAAGATGATGGGGTTATTAGGATTGGTTGCAGACACTATTGTTGAATGTAAGCCACTCTCTCAGGTTTTCATGGAACTAAGACCAATCACTTAAAGTGGATCAGACTAGTCCAGTCAACTCTAAACTGATGAAGAATTGGATGTATCACAGGAATGTACTGGTACTCCATATTCGGCACTCACGGTCGCTCTGAGAGCTATCACTCAATATATTCCCTCTTTTGGGCTCCATAAGATGGGCTTACTAGTCCCATATTTATTGAGCTTGATCGACAAGAATTGAATTTTGAGCATGTAGCGGTCATTGGTGCAGAATGGCGGTGTGGCCAGTGAATAAGAGTATGCGAAGCTGTGAAGCAGAATCTTTGCTCCGAGATCTAGTATTTGAGCCGTGTTTGATGTGAGGGACTCTGTATGTGCTCGGAGGCATCAGGGAAAAGCAATTTCCCGATTCCTGTTGTTATGTGGTTCCAttttcgtctttctctctctcgtATTTCAGTCTAATCATCTCATTTATTGTGCTTCCGAATGGACTAAGATTAGGCTCCGTCGCTATTGTATGCTTGACTCAATATGAGGCAGTCGTCGTGCAGACAGAATCACACAGTGCATGTCATCATAATCGGCTGCTCTGTGGCTGGTCTCACTCTAGCCCACGCTCTGTCCAAGCGACGAATCGACTATACCATCCTTGAGGCTCATGATCGCCTACCACTGCCATTCACAGGAAATGCGTTTACCTTGCTTCCCAATGGGTCACGGATACTAGCGCAACTCGGGGTGTGGGAAGAAATCACGGCCGCATCAGATACGATCCATAGTCACTCGACTTTCCTTGGAAATGGAAGGCTGTTAAAGAGGATAGATGTAGGAAGACTCCTTTCCATGAGGTATAGTTTCCTTATCCGGTTTCCGATTGGGTGTGTCTAAAGCCCGACTAGGCATGGTTATAAGCTAGCGGTTATCCCACGATGGAGATTCCTGCAGATTCTCTACAATAACCTAAAAGATAAACATCGCGTGCGTTTCGGTAAGCGCGTCATGACTGTGGATCAGAGCTCTTCCGAGGCCAAAGTGGAATGCGCCGACGGCTCCATAATCTCCGGAGACCTGGTCGTTGGCGCCGATGGAACCCACAGTGTCTCACGTGGCGAGATCCTGAGGTGGAATAGGTCTCTGCAAGCACCACAGGATCTGAGAAAGGTCGCCGTAAGTGAGTAGAAGGACCATACCTACCCTACCTCAATGTTAACTGAGCAAAGTTTCAGCCTTGACATCGGAATACTCGGGCATATATGGCATCTCGCATCCGATTCCGGGGTTGTCCCCAGGCCACGTGCATCGCACGTACGGAGACGGATTCTCCTTCATAATCAACATTGGAAAAGAGAACATCTTCTGGCTACTATCGTTCCATGCCGGGAAGGTGCACCGTTACCCTGATGTACCGCGCCATTCGCAAGACCGTGCATCAATCGACCTGCATGTCTTCCCGTTTTTAGATGCGCATACCTCTTCAAACATCCGATTCGAAGAACTGTACCATAACACAATCACATGTTGCCACGTTGCTCTTGAGGAAATGCTCTGTGAGCAATGGGTCGCGGGTAGGCTTGTGTGCATTGGGGACTCAGTCCACAAGGTCTGCCTCAATTCCTTTCGTTATACCTCTCAACTGATACTCACAAGCAAAGCTTTCAGATGACACCGAACCTAGCCCAAGGTGCAAATTGTGCCATTGAAAGCTCGGCCTCATTAGCTAATTGTATCGTTCGTACAGTTGACCAATACAAGTCCTGTGCGCGCTCAGATAAGCCTGAGAAAGATATGGACCTAGCGGCATGGGAAGAATCCCGAAAGCAAAGAATGAGACGTTTCTACACGTATTCATGGATCCTAGCTCGCTCTGAGGCCTTTTCCGGGCCCTGGTCCAAGGCCCTCGGCCTGTATATTGGGTTCTTCCATGGAGAGCAGGTAATCAGTTACATATCTGACATTAGTTCCGAGTCAGAGTGCCTGGACTACTTGCCGCAACCGGATTATCACTTGAAGTCTCAGTCGAAGATGGACCAGGGTGGGCTCAATCAAATGAACTATCTCTATGTCAAACTGGCATTCTGGCTATTGGATGTCTTGATAACGATCTGGagcttttgttttgtttagAGCATATACTTGCAATGCAATCCGGTACGACTGTGGTGTATAATACAAAGTAATTACTCAGTATGGCCTTGAGTACCCTCATTTAAGCGGTGACAAG
This DNA window, taken from Aspergillus flavus chromosome 5, complete sequence, encodes the following:
- a CDS encoding putative 24-dehydrocholesterol reductase (FAD-binding protein); the encoded protein is MDLHNATFHDDKKPFYIYHGSTNSTRPSKKSTSNTIDTSSLNRVISIDRTRKVALVEPNVPMDMLVSAILPHGFIPPVVMEYPGITVGCGFAGTSGESSSYRHGFFDRTISWIEIVVGNGEILHASPNENSDLFFGAACSFGTLGITTLLELQLIELPASPVVELTYFPISGIDEAIRKIEELTPNPTYQYLDGIMFTKTKGCICAGLITSLVEEDQVQTFNRPTDPWFYMHAEDMVSSRSSHEKGTASKELIPLPDYLFRYDRGGFWVGKYAFEYFLFPQTKFMRWMLDGISHTRVMYHAVHKSGLFKEYTIQDVAVPYNGAKELINFLDDSFGKYPLWLCPVRTTTTHVSGLMAQQRDQPDPDRHDMMLSVGVWGPGPKGKKNFVDFNRKLEKVVHMVGGQKWLYARTYYTEEEFWSIYDRDTMDGLRQKYHTSYLPSLYQKVKIQPEEVVRQRPWTSKLAGDWIWNRWPISGVYGLMHTFWHKDYLLVDCKKLLN